The Diaphorobacter ruginosibacter genome contains a region encoding:
- the lptB gene encoding LPS export ABC transporter ATP-binding protein, with translation MTSSVDAHSRLEALHLEKSYGSRKVVKDVSLSVRKGEVVGLLGPNGAGKTTSFYMIVGLVRSDAGEIYIDGQSVQDLPIHKRSRLGLSYLPQEASIFRKLNVEDNVRAVLELQKDENGHALSRAVIEERLTMLLQELRVDHLRESPALALSGGERRRVEIARALATQPRFILLDEPFAGIDPIAVIEIQRIIGFLKARGIGVLITDHNVRETLGICDHAFIISDGHVLAQGTPSEIVDNADVRRVYLGEHFRM, from the coding sequence GAGCAGCGTGGATGCGCACAGCCGCCTCGAGGCCCTGCATCTCGAGAAATCCTACGGCAGCCGCAAGGTGGTGAAGGACGTGTCCCTGTCGGTACGCAAGGGCGAGGTCGTGGGTCTGCTGGGCCCCAACGGCGCCGGCAAGACCACGTCGTTCTACATGATCGTGGGTCTCGTGCGCTCCGACGCCGGCGAGATCTACATCGATGGCCAGTCCGTGCAGGACCTGCCGATCCACAAGCGCTCGCGCCTGGGGCTGTCCTATCTGCCGCAGGAGGCATCGATCTTTCGCAAGCTCAACGTCGAAGACAACGTGCGTGCCGTGCTCGAGCTCCAGAAGGATGAGAACGGCCACGCGCTCTCGCGGGCGGTGATCGAGGAGCGCCTGACCATGCTGCTGCAGGAGCTGCGTGTGGACCACCTGCGCGAATCGCCTGCGCTGGCGCTCTCGGGCGGTGAGCGCCGCCGCGTCGAGATCGCCCGCGCCCTCGCGACACAGCCGCGCTTCATCCTGCTCGACGAGCCCTTTGCGGGTATCGACCCGATCGCGGTGATCGAGATCCAGCGCATCATCGGATTCCTGAAGGCGCGCGGCATCGGGGTGCTCATCACCGACCACAACGTGCGCGAGACGCTGGGTATCTGCGATCACGCATTCATCATCAGCGACGGCCATGTGCTTGCCCAGGGCACGCCCTCGGAGATCGTGGACAACGCCGATGTGCGCCGGGTCTACCTCGGCGAACATTTCCGCATGTGA